A genomic stretch from Streptococcus oralis includes:
- a CDS encoding DNA polymerase beta superfamily protein, whose amino-acid sequence MQTQEEMNVLVPEKLAEIERDYGITVLWAIESGSRAWGFESPDSDFDVRFIYKHKRDFYLRLNEQRDVIELPIDDTWDVSGWDLDKTLKLLYKSNPTLFEWLQSPIVYQQTDFIERIRPLANQYFSEKKMLHHYLNTARTQMNKYLSGDKVKPKKYFYALRPILACRWIEKYHSIPPILFDDLVKELLPSQMKKHVSRLLDIKINSPEGMQIEPIKPIQDYILDNIQELDVYIQNVTDVKKDWKALNQFFLEELGHD is encoded by the coding sequence ATGCAAACGCAAGAAGAAATGAATGTTCTGGTACCTGAAAAATTAGCAGAAATTGAGCGTGATTATGGTATCACAGTTTTGTGGGCTATCGAGTCTGGTAGTCGTGCATGGGGCTTTGAGTCTCCTGATAGTGACTTTGATGTACGGTTTATCTACAAACACAAGCGAGATTTCTATCTCCGTTTAAATGAACAGCGTGATGTTATCGAGTTACCAATTGACGATACTTGGGATGTGAGTGGCTGGGATTTAGATAAGACTTTAAAACTCCTTTATAAGTCAAATCCAACACTGTTTGAATGGTTACAGTCACCAATTGTTTATCAACAAACGGATTTTATCGAGCGCATACGTCCTCTTGCCAACCAGTATTTTTCAGAGAAAAAAATGCTTCACCATTACTTGAACACTGCTAGAACTCAAATGAATAAGTATCTTTCAGGAGACAAGGTCAAACCTAAAAAGTATTTCTACGCGCTTCGTCCTATTTTGGCTTGTCGTTGGATCGAAAAATACCATTCAATCCCTCCGATTTTATTTGATGATTTGGTGAAAGAATTGCTGCCGTCTCAAATGAAGAAGCATGTTTCAAGATTGCTTGACATTAAGATAAACAGTCCTGAAGGTATGCAAATTGAGCCTATAAAGCCAATTCAAGATTATATTTTAGATAATATCCAAGAGTTGGATGTATACATCCAAAATGTTACTGACGTCAAGAAAGACTGGAAAGCTCTAAATCAATTTTTCCTTGAAGAATTAGGCCACGACTGA
- a CDS encoding DEAD/DEAH box helicase family protein has protein sequence MGNFDFLLNNEEYESFSKPCIEAENMIATSTVATAFMARRALEQAVHWIYSHDSYLEAPYRATLSSLVWDDDFREIVDPELHRQIVLLIRWGNHAAHGGEIKEREAILALHHLFQFVNFIDYCYSNKFVERYFDEKLLPLTANIKFRETPQSMAKLQNSLPDLPDFDEQMASQSLAAQETYTEKRETAALRQDVSFHIDQLSEAETRKLFIDIDLRLAGWTFEENCRVEVAVHGLKHGTGTGYCDYVLYGKNGKVLAIVEAKKASVNPEAGEVQVKEYAEALEKQIGYWPICFITNGLKHYILDGVNRRQIAGFYSQEELQLLMDRRHLQKPLEDISSKIRDDISGRHYQKHAITSVCEAFSNNRRQALLVMATGSGKTRTAVSLVDILSRHNWVKNVLFLADRTSLVKQAYDSFRKLLPDLSVCNFLEDKDGARSSRMVFSTYPTMIGAISDQEEVNQRPFTVGHFDLIIIDESHRSIYQKYKSIFDYFDARIVGLTATPRQDLDKNTYGFFNLENGVPTYAYDLEEAVKDGYLVAYHSIETKLKLPTDGLHYDDLSQDEKEYFDSQFEDGSSEKDIDPEDFNTSIFNRKTVKIVLDELMTRGIQTASGDEIGKTIIFAKNHRHAEYIRDIFNERYPEKGSDYAQVIDYSIKHYQTLIDDFKIKEKYPQIAISVDMLDTGIDVPEVVNLIFFKKVRSKTKFWQMIGRGTRLCKDLFGPEQDKENFLVFDYGDNFEYFKADPREGDGRHIVSLTQRLFNTKVDLIRELQELRYQDDQFAREYRQQLVSELHGRMVSLNELDFRVRMVLDTVYTYRKLENWQNLTTVTSETIQKDLSPILFEENKEDEMARRFDLWLFQIQLGQLLAKPATVHISQVMKTAKALARVGNIPQVFAQAEIIRKVQEPEFWEEVSLSELEKIRLALRDLLQFLDKPERTVYYVNFDDHILSTVHDTKPYLQVNDLRSYNEKVEHYLRTHLDDEAISKLYHNEKLTSQDLLALETLLWEKLGSKSDYQQHYENKAIPRLVREIIGLDRESANQVFSKFLSDESLNAKQISFVKLIVDYIVENGCLETKVLTQEPFKSYGSVQLLFQHQLPILRNIVQTIELINDRAGEAA, from the coding sequence ATGGGAAATTTTGATTTTCTTTTAAATAACGAAGAGTATGAATCTTTTTCAAAGCCTTGTATAGAAGCTGAAAATATGATTGCGACATCTACTGTGGCTACTGCTTTTATGGCGCGTCGTGCTTTGGAGCAGGCTGTTCATTGGATATATAGTCACGATTCATATCTAGAAGCTCCCTATCGTGCTACCTTATCTTCTTTGGTATGGGATGATGATTTTAGAGAGATTGTGGATCCTGAGCTCCACAGGCAGATTGTTCTTTTAATTCGATGGGGAAATCACGCTGCACATGGTGGAGAAATTAAGGAACGAGAAGCGATTTTGGCTTTGCATCATTTGTTTCAGTTTGTCAATTTTATTGATTATTGCTACAGTAACAAGTTTGTGGAGCGTTATTTCGATGAGAAGTTATTGCCACTTACAGCAAACATCAAGTTTCGAGAAACGCCGCAATCTATGGCGAAATTACAAAACAGTTTGCCAGATCTTCCTGATTTCGATGAACAGATGGCTAGTCAGTCCTTGGCTGCTCAAGAGACTTATACTGAAAAACGTGAAACAGCAGCTCTACGGCAAGATGTATCTTTCCATATCGATCAACTATCTGAAGCAGAGACAAGAAAACTCTTTATTGATATTGATCTCCGTTTAGCGGGTTGGACATTTGAGGAAAACTGTCGTGTTGAGGTAGCCGTTCATGGTTTGAAGCATGGTACAGGAACTGGATACTGTGACTATGTCCTTTATGGCAAAAATGGGAAAGTTCTAGCAATTGTTGAAGCTAAAAAGGCATCTGTAAATCCAGAAGCAGGGGAAGTACAGGTCAAAGAATACGCTGAAGCTCTTGAGAAACAAATCGGCTATTGGCCAATTTGCTTTATTACCAATGGTTTAAAGCACTACATACTTGATGGTGTTAATCGTCGCCAGATTGCAGGGTTCTACTCTCAAGAAGAGTTGCAACTGTTGATGGACAGACGTCACTTGCAAAAACCACTCGAGGATATTTCTAGCAAAATTAGGGACGACATTTCTGGACGTCATTATCAGAAACATGCGATTACAAGTGTCTGTGAAGCATTCTCCAATAATCGTAGACAGGCACTCTTGGTTATGGCAACTGGTTCTGGGAAAACCCGTACAGCGGTTTCTCTAGTTGATATCCTATCGCGTCATAACTGGGTTAAAAATGTTCTTTTCTTGGCTGATAGAACATCCCTAGTTAAGCAAGCTTATGACTCGTTTAGGAAATTACTTCCAGATCTTTCAGTTTGCAATTTCTTAGAGGATAAAGATGGTGCTCGATCTAGTCGAATGGTTTTTTCAACCTATCCGACTATGATAGGAGCGATTAGTGATCAAGAAGAAGTAAATCAACGCCCCTTCACTGTTGGGCACTTTGATCTCATCATAATTGATGAATCTCACCGTTCTATTTATCAGAAATACAAATCAATTTTTGATTATTTTGATGCACGGATTGTAGGATTAACTGCCACTCCGCGTCAAGATTTAGATAAAAATACTTACGGTTTCTTTAACTTGGAGAATGGTGTTCCAACATACGCATACGATCTGGAAGAGGCTGTCAAAGATGGCTATTTAGTAGCTTATCATTCGATTGAAACGAAGTTGAAACTACCTACGGATGGTCTACATTACGATGATTTATCTCAAGACGAAAAAGAATATTTTGATAGTCAATTTGAAGATGGTAGTTCTGAGAAAGATATTGATCCTGAGGATTTTAATACCTCTATTTTCAATAGAAAAACAGTTAAAATTGTTCTAGATGAACTAATGACAAGAGGGATTCAGACAGCTTCAGGTGACGAAATTGGTAAAACCATTATCTTTGCTAAAAACCATCGACACGCTGAATACATCAGAGATATTTTTAACGAACGCTATCCTGAAAAAGGAAGCGATTATGCTCAAGTGATTGATTATAGCATTAAGCATTATCAAACCTTAATTGATGATTTTAAAATTAAGGAGAAATACCCTCAAATTGCAATTTCTGTTGATATGTTGGATACAGGTATTGATGTACCAGAGGTTGTTAATTTAATCTTTTTCAAGAAAGTGCGTTCTAAAACTAAGTTTTGGCAGATGATTGGCCGTGGAACCCGTCTTTGTAAAGATTTATTCGGCCCTGAGCAGGATAAGGAAAATTTCTTGGTATTCGATTATGGTGATAATTTTGAATATTTCAAAGCTGATCCAAGAGAAGGAGATGGTCGTCACATTGTTTCTCTGACTCAACGTTTGTTTAACACCAAGGTGGACTTGATTCGTGAACTGCAGGAGCTTCGTTATCAAGATGATCAGTTTGCTAGAGAATACCGTCAACAACTCGTCTCAGAACTTCATGGACGTATGGTGAGCTTAAATGAGTTAGACTTTAGGGTTCGTATGGTCTTAGATACAGTTTATACTTACAGAAAGTTGGAAAATTGGCAAAATCTAACGACCGTCACAAGTGAAACAATCCAGAAAGATCTTTCTCCGATTCTATTTGAAGAAAATAAAGAAGACGAGATGGCGAGACGATTTGATTTATGGCTGTTTCAGATACAGTTAGGACAACTGTTGGCTAAGCCAGCAACTGTCCATATATCTCAAGTTATGAAAACAGCTAAAGCCCTTGCTAGGGTTGGCAATATACCACAAGTTTTTGCACAGGCTGAAATTATCAGGAAAGTACAAGAACCTGAATTTTGGGAAGAAGTTAGTTTATCCGAGTTGGAAAAAATACGCCTTGCGCTTCGAGATTTACTACAGTTTCTGGATAAACCGGAACGCACTGTATATTATGTCAATTTTGATGATCACATTCTTTCCACTGTCCATGATACTAAGCCATATTTACAAGTCAATGACCTACGATCTTATAATGAAAAAGTTGAACATTATTTGAGAACTCATCTAGATGATGAAGCAATTTCTAAGTTATACCATAATGAAAAATTGACCTCTCAGGATTTACTTGCACTTGAAACATTGTTATGGGAAAAATTAGGTAGCAAGTCAGATTACCAACAACATTATGAAAATAAGGCAATTCCTAGATTGGTTCGTGAGATTATTGGTTTGGATAGAGAGTCTGCCAATCAAGTTTTTTCTAAATTTTTATCGGATGAGAGTCTCAATGCCAAGCAGATTTCCTTTGTGAAATTGATTGTAGATTACATTGTAGAAAATGGTTGTTTGGAGACTAAAGTTTTAACACAAGAGCCGTTTAAATCGTATGGTTCAGTTCAACTACTCTTTCAACACCAACTCCCTATACTTCGTAATATTGTCCAAACAATTGAACTCATCAATGATCGAGCTGGAGAAGCAGCGTAA
- a CDS encoding restriction endonuclease subunit S yields the protein MPWLTKAMSNIHTKNSSLNCKSRFNEMFGDLLLNEFKWDYASFNEFAKFDTKMISDFSNFIDLPHIGIDSIEKNTGKLIGYRTVGEDQISSGKYLFTKKHIIYSKIRPNLNKVALPDFMGVCSADAYPILTVDEKMNRIFLAHVLRSDYFLNFILSFSSRTNLPKVNKSQISKFVCPLPPLSLQNEFADFVAQVDKSQFACGIVIKLWRNSLKSSII from the coding sequence ATGCCATGGTTAACCAAAGCAATGTCAAACATTCACACCAAAAATTCATCTCTTAACTGCAAATCCCGATTTAACGAGATGTTTGGGGACTTATTGTTAAATGAATTTAAGTGGGATTATGCTTCGTTTAATGAGTTTGCAAAATTTGATACAAAAATGATTTCCGATTTTAGCAATTTCATAGATTTACCACACATTGGAATAGATAGTATTGAAAAAAACACTGGAAAACTTATAGGTTATAGAACGGTAGGAGAAGATCAAATCAGTAGTGGAAAGTATTTATTTACTAAGAAACACATTATTTATAGTAAGATTAGGCCTAATTTAAATAAAGTAGCTCTTCCTGATTTTATGGGAGTATGTTCAGCAGACGCTTATCCAATTCTAACAGTTGACGAAAAAATGAATAGGATATTTCTTGCTCATGTGTTAAGAAGTGATTATTTTTTGAACTTTATTTTATCGTTTTCAAGTAGAACTAATTTGCCTAAAGTTAATAAATCTCAAATTTCTAAATTTGTGTGCCCCCTCCCCCCTCTTTCCCTCCAAAACGAGTTCGCAGACTTTGTGGCTCAAGTCGACAAATCACAATTTGCTTGTGGGATAGTTATAAAACTGTGGAGAAATAGCTTGAAATCTAGTATAATATAG
- the xerA gene encoding site-specific tyrosine recombinase/integron integrase: MESKVTIIIQEMLPFLNNEQLLALRESLERHLVDGKKKQKHSNNNLLQLFITAKQVEGCSAKTIRYYQRTIENLFHHIKESVTQLTTDDLRSYLANYQSEKDCSKANLDNIRRILSSFFAWLEQEEYIIKNPIRRIKKIKTEQTVKETYTDEHLEIMRDNCENLRDLAMIDLLASTGMRVGELVQLNRSDIDFENRECVVFGKGKKERPVYFDARTKIHLRNYLNDRKDSHPALFVTLLGKAQRLGIAGVEIRLRKLGQKLGIQKVHPHKFRRTLATKAIDKGMPIEQVQKLLGHSKIDTTLAYAMVNQSNVKHSHQKFIS; this comes from the coding sequence ATGGAATCAAAAGTTACAATTATCATACAAGAAATGTTACCCTTTTTAAACAATGAACAATTACTAGCATTGCGAGAGAGTTTAGAACGCCATCTAGTGGATGGAAAAAAGAAGCAGAAGCATTCAAATAATAATCTGTTGCAACTATTCATCACTGCTAAGCAGGTGGAGGGCTGTAGCGCAAAAACAATACGTTATTATCAGAGAACAATTGAAAATTTGTTTCATCATATTAAGGAGTCTGTGACACAACTGACAACAGATGATTTAAGGAGTTATCTAGCAAATTATCAGTCTGAAAAGGACTGTAGTAAGGCGAATTTGGACAATATTCGGCGTATATTGTCCTCTTTTTTTGCTTGGCTTGAGCAAGAGGAATATATCATCAAGAATCCTATTCGAAGGATTAAAAAAATTAAAACAGAACAAACTGTGAAAGAAACTTATACGGACGAACATCTGGAAATTATGAGAGATAATTGTGAAAATTTAAGAGATTTGGCAATGATTGACCTACTAGCATCAACAGGTATGCGTGTAGGAGAACTGGTCCAGTTGAATCGTTCTGATATTGATTTTGAAAACAGAGAGTGCGTTGTTTTTGGAAAAGGAAAAAAAGAAAGACCCGTATATTTTGATGCTCGTACGAAAATTCATTTAAGAAACTATCTCAATGATAGAAAAGATAGTCATCCAGCTCTTTTTGTAACGCTACTTGGAAAAGCCCAGAGACTTGGAATTGCTGGTGTCGAGATTCGATTGAGAAAGTTAGGACAAAAACTTGGAATACAAAAGGTTCATCCACATAAATTCAGAAGAACCCTAGCGACAAAGGCTATTGATAAAGGAATGCCTATTGAGCAAGTCCAAAAACTACTCGGTCACAGCAAAATTGATACAACTCTGGCCTATGCCATGGTTAACCAAAGCAATGTCAAACATTCACACCAAAAATTCATCTCTTAA